One stretch of Pseudoramibacter sp. DNA includes these proteins:
- a CDS encoding ketopantoate reductase family protein yields the protein MKYLIVGAGGTGGVLACKLAQGHKDVTVIARGDHLKAIQDAGLKLHTKWDGKIVSAPVKAVTADHCGGPYDVIFVCFKWYSIGDALPILKKAADDKTVIIPVLNIYGTGRKLQAKLPDLYIIDGCIYVASRKEKAGQILQFGKITRVVFGPRQGQEKRPVLDDIAGDLKACGIEGCLSGAIERDALEKFCYVSPVGAAGLYFDATSADFGHPGEKRDFLVDMMREVVAVGKAMGVEMDGEAVINRNLKILASLDPKSTTSMQRDVMAGRRSEMDGLVAEMLRLAETYGVRVPAYQKAAEVFAERGWLSEK from the coding sequence ATGAAATATTTAATTGTCGGCGCAGGGGGAACCGGAGGCGTCCTCGCCTGCAAACTCGCCCAGGGTCATAAAGACGTGACGGTGATCGCCCGGGGAGATCACCTGAAGGCGATTCAGGATGCGGGCCTGAAGCTTCACACCAAATGGGACGGCAAAATCGTATCGGCGCCGGTCAAGGCCGTGACGGCAGATCACTGCGGCGGCCCCTACGATGTGATTTTCGTGTGCTTTAAATGGTATTCCATTGGGGACGCCCTGCCCATCTTAAAGAAAGCGGCGGACGATAAAACCGTCATCATTCCGGTCTTGAACATCTACGGCACCGGCCGGAAGCTTCAAGCCAAGCTCCCGGATCTCTATATTATCGACGGCTGCATTTACGTGGCGTCCAGAAAAGAAAAAGCCGGGCAGATTCTGCAGTTCGGCAAAATCACCCGGGTCGTCTTCGGGCCGAGACAGGGCCAGGAAAAGCGGCCGGTGCTCGATGATATCGCCGGAGATCTTAAGGCCTGCGGCATCGAAGGCTGCCTGAGCGGCGCGATCGAACGGGACGCCCTGGAAAAATTCTGCTACGTTTCGCCCGTCGGGGCAGCGGGGCTGTACTTCGACGCCACCTCGGCGGATTTTGGGCATCCCGGCGAAAAGCGGGATTTTCTTGTGGACATGATGCGGGAAGTCGTCGCCGTTGGGAAAGCCATGGGGGTCGAGATGGACGGCGAGGCGGTGATCAACCGGAATTTAAAAATTTTGGCGAGCCTGGACCCCAAGAGCACGACGTCGATGCAGCGGGATGTCATGGCAGGCCGGCGCTCTGAAATGGACGGCCTCGTGGCGGAAATGCTGCGCCTTGCAGAGACTTACGGTGTGCGTGTGCCGGCGTATCAGAAGGCCGCCGAAGTTTTTGCTGAACGGGGATGGCTTTCAGAAAAATAA
- the epsC gene encoding serine O-acetyltransferase EpsC: MKTIKNAEMEDEINHITNMLMLDYSENKKIDQLLPYQHPDREIVMALIRHLMILIYPGYYRNKVYHAYTRRTNVQMILEDVVHNLIQQIKMTLPYLPEYQNAGHSALTKKAKELTFTYLKQLPEIRAYTETDVQAAYEGDPAAFNKDEIIFSYPGLYATLVNRLAHGLYKLNVPILPRMMTELAHGITGIDIHPGATIGKYFFIDHGTGIVIGETTVIGDHVKIYQGVTLGALSTKGGQSLKNVKRHPTIEDNVTVYSGASILGGDTVIGEGSVIGGSCFITTSIPPHARVSIKNQELSIDYAKKKNGQSSEPKEIPMDDRWFYMI, translated from the coding sequence ATGAAAACCATCAAAAACGCTGAAATGGAAGATGAAATCAACCACATCACCAACATGCTCATGCTGGACTACAGCGAAAACAAGAAAATCGACCAGCTGCTGCCCTACCAGCATCCGGACAGGGAGATCGTCATGGCGCTGATCCGCCATCTGATGATCCTCATCTACCCGGGCTATTACCGCAACAAAGTGTATCACGCCTACACCCGGCGCACCAACGTCCAGATGATTTTGGAAGATGTGGTGCACAATCTCATCCAGCAGATCAAAATGACCCTGCCCTATCTGCCCGAATATCAAAACGCCGGCCACAGTGCCCTGACGAAAAAGGCCAAGGAGCTGACTTTCACGTATTTAAAACAGCTTCCTGAAATCCGGGCCTACACCGAAACCGACGTTCAGGCCGCCTACGAAGGCGACCCAGCCGCCTTTAATAAAGACGAAATCATTTTCTCCTACCCCGGACTCTACGCCACATTGGTCAACCGTCTGGCCCACGGCCTTTACAAACTTAACGTGCCGATTCTGCCTCGGATGATGACGGAACTCGCCCACGGGATTACTGGCATCGACATCCACCCCGGCGCGACCATCGGCAAATACTTCTTTATCGACCACGGCACCGGCATCGTCATCGGAGAAACCACGGTCATCGGCGACCACGTGAAAATCTACCAGGGGGTCACCCTCGGCGCCCTGTCCACCAAAGGCGGGCAGAGTCTCAAAAACGTCAAGCGCCACCCCACGATTGAAGACAACGTCACCGTCTATTCCGGCGCGTCGATCCTCGGCGGCGACACGGTCATCGGCGAAGGGAGCGTCATCGGCGGCAGCTGCTTCATCACGACGTCCATTCCGCCCCACGCCCGGGTGTCGATTAAAAACCAAGAACTGTCCATCGACTACGCCAAAAAGAAAAACGGCCAGTCTTCCGAGCCCAAGGAAATTCCCATGGACGACCGCTGGTTCTATATGATCTAA
- a CDS encoding 5'-nucleotidase C-terminal domain-containing protein gives MSELKLSQKINKKILIISLILMALCVVFAGPAAAKSKKASNKTLRLIYTTRLDGQITSDKGQGGIAKIASFIQANRKQNTIVIDGGTLGDNVLYAPVYGQNGYPWQWSKAMGDDVTLLSDDSRVVSAAQQLKALKAQKGNTPAVLYDGTNRKLAAQAQRTAVFTKGKIKVGVVAVSASGRGSLEILKQVRSDVKKLKNCDVIVAVSDLSEKQNKMIARFVPRIGVIVDAKSGESTDDPVFAGKTAIVSAGTKGRKVGVMDYNVSQKQVKTNGLIAIDREVKSDGALKSQVDQLESALKQASDPGRQIITTQKDFTAKKDRLKKLADNDTGSLVSDAYRAQGQDAVGMVSESSLNQPLKIGAVTVSSVSKLFANQSGHLVKLKVTGQTLREICEYDATAGYLNPAKQLYFSGLRYRYTPVRTFYNRIIGLEVKTGGKWQTVRAGKTYTVITDENTASCLAAMPVKLSAQHKKTLNLLGFQAAVQYLDGLGQKGVSDLSAAYLTTANHKTPKMFKAAKWTRYFSHPSRIGVLTYGVLIFILVLIVGAIAARGIRNTRWSKKGGQQMRKY, from the coding sequence ATGTCTGAATTGAAATTAAGTCAGAAAATCAATAAAAAAATTTTGATCATCAGCCTGATTTTAATGGCTTTGTGTGTTGTTTTTGCCGGTCCTGCAGCGGCAAAATCCAAAAAAGCTTCGAATAAGACCCTGCGTTTGATTTACACGACGCGCCTGGACGGTCAGATCACGTCAGATAAAGGGCAGGGCGGCATCGCGAAAATCGCTTCTTTTATTCAGGCCAATCGAAAGCAGAACACGATTGTCATTGACGGCGGCACGTTGGGAGACAATGTGCTGTACGCGCCGGTGTACGGGCAAAACGGCTACCCATGGCAGTGGTCGAAAGCCATGGGCGATGACGTGACGCTGCTGTCTGATGACAGCCGGGTCGTAAGCGCCGCTCAGCAGCTCAAGGCTTTAAAGGCGCAGAAAGGAAACACCCCGGCGGTGCTGTACGACGGCACCAATCGGAAATTGGCGGCGCAGGCCCAGCGTACAGCGGTGTTTACAAAGGGCAAGATCAAAGTGGGCGTTGTGGCGGTATCGGCGTCGGGACGCGGCAGTCTTGAGATTTTAAAACAAGTGCGCAGCGATGTCAAAAAATTAAAAAACTGCGACGTGATCGTCGCGGTGTCAGATTTATCTGAAAAGCAAAACAAAATGATCGCCCGCTTTGTGCCCCGCATCGGGGTCATCGTCGACGCGAAAAGCGGTGAATCGACGGATGATCCGGTATTTGCGGGCAAGACCGCGATCGTCTCGGCGGGGACCAAAGGCCGGAAAGTCGGCGTCATGGACTATAACGTGTCTCAGAAACAGGTGAAGACCAACGGCTTAATCGCGATCGACCGGGAAGTCAAATCCGATGGGGCCCTCAAAAGCCAGGTCGATCAGCTGGAAAGCGCTCTCAAACAGGCTTCCGATCCTGGCCGTCAGATCATCACGACTCAGAAAGATTTCACGGCGAAAAAAGACCGGCTCAAAAAATTGGCAGACAACGATACGGGCAGTCTCGTCTCGGATGCGTACAGAGCTCAAGGTCAGGATGCCGTGGGAATGGTGTCGGAGTCCAGTTTGAATCAGCCCCTTAAAATCGGCGCCGTGACGGTGTCGTCGGTTTCGAAGCTGTTTGCAAACCAGAGCGGCCATTTGGTGAAACTCAAAGTGACGGGCCAGACCCTGCGGGAAATCTGCGAGTACGACGCCACAGCGGGGTATCTCAACCCGGCGAAACAGCTTTATTTTTCAGGCCTGCGCTATCGTTATACGCCCGTTCGGACCTTCTATAACAGAATTATCGGGTTGGAAGTCAAAACCGGCGGCAAGTGGCAGACTGTGCGCGCCGGGAAGACTTACACCGTCATCACGGATGAAAACACGGCGAGCTGTCTCGCGGCGATGCCGGTAAAGCTTTCGGCCCAGCACAAAAAAACGCTGAATCTTCTGGGATTCCAGGCCGCCGTTCAATATCTCGACGGGCTTGGACAAAAGGGCGTTTCGGATCTGTCCGCGGCGTATCTCACAACGGCGAATCACAAAACACCGAAGATGTTTAAAGCGGCAAAATGGACCCGTTATTTCAGCCATCCTTCCCGGATCGGCGTGCTCACTTACGGTGTTTTGATCTTTATCCTGGTTTTGATCGTCGGCGCCATTGCCGCAAGGGGCATCCGCAACACCCGCTGGTCGAAAAAAGGCGGCCAGCAGATGCGAAAATATTAA